The region CCGCCATGGTTTTCACCATGATGCCGTAAGCAACCACGGACGCCAGCGCCGATACGCCATCGTTATTGGTAAAACCGAGCGCCACGCCAATCGCAAAGATCAGCGGCATGTTGGCGAACACGGAACCGCCCGCCTCCGCCATCACATGTGAAACCACAGCTGGCAACCAGCTGAAGTTAGCCGAACCAACACCTAATAAAATACCGGCAATCGGCAAAACCGATACCGGCAACATTAGCGATTTACCTACTTTTTGCAGGTTCGCAAATGCGTTCTTGAACATAGAAGCTCCTGAGTATGAGTGCATATTTGCGCAGTGCGCTGGCAAAGGGGGAGGATCCTTCACCGGGGTGACGCTGAGCGTCTTTTGATTTATTACGAAGGGTAAAATAAATCGATATTTGTTACTTTGACGGCTATCACGTTTCGCTCAAGACGAACGCTTGCTTTCTGTTGTTTTTGACTGAATTGCCTGGAGAAACAGCAATAAATCACTGCCCGTGCCGCGTTATATGCCGCACAGGTCAGTGATTATGGAATTATTACAGAGTTTAAAATAAAGCGGATTAGCCGCCAAGTCGGCTCATTGGGACATGAAACAGACGCGAGAAGTTTTCTGTGGTGGCCGCGGCCAGGGTTTCGATATCAATACCTTTCAGCACAGCCATATAATCCGCGACATCGCGCGTAAAGGCTGGCTGGTTTTCTTTGCCACGATGCGGAACCGGCGCCAGATACGGCGAGTCGGTCTCTACCAGCATGCGATCCAGCGGCACGTAGCGCGCGGCATCACGAATCTGTTCAGCATTGCGGAAGGTCAAAATGCCGGAGAAGGAGATATAGAAGCCCATATCCAGCAACTGCGCCGCAGTCTCTTTATCTTCAGTAAAGCAGTGCAGTACGCCACCACACTTTTCCACCTGCTCTTCACGCAGGATCGCCAGCGTGTCTTCACGTGCATCACGAGTGTGTACGATGATCGGCTTATTCAGCGCGATGCCGGTACGGATGTGTTCACGGAACGAGGCTTGCTGCTGCGCTTTGGTCTCCTGCTGATAGAAGTAATCCAGCCCGGTTTCGCCCAGTGCAATCACCTGCTCTTCAGCGGCCAGTCGACGAAACTCTTCGACATCGTACGGCGCTTCCTGATTCAACGGGTGCACGCCGCACGCCAGAGCGATGTTTTCCCTGTCGCCGACCAGTTGCTTGATCTTATAGTAATCCGGCAGCGTGGTGGCAATCGCCAGCATAAACTTCACGTCACGCGCTGCGGCTTTGGCGATCACATCGTCCAGATCGCGGTGCTGCTTCTCATAATCCAGGCCATCAAGATGGCAGTGCGAATCAACAATAAACATACTTCTCTCTTTTGCGCTTAGCCGACCGCCGAGGGCGACATTAAGCGTCCCCAGGCTAACAGGCGATCGGTCAAAATCAGTTCACGGTTCAGGGCGGCGACATGCAACAGTTGCTCACGACACTGCATCCACTGCTGGGCGCTGGCGTTGAGCGCGCTGCTGCTAAGCTGCTGAGCCAGTTGCGATACGACCTCAGGATGGTCGCCGTTGCTCAACCAGTTGCTGGCACCCTGCTGCACTTTCATGGCATCCACCACTAATGAAATCAGCCAGCTGAGGCGCTCTGCCACATCGTCGCTGTTCAGCGCAGGCAGCAGTTGCAGTACATCGCTGTTCAACGCGCTGAGCAAGGTTTCACACAGCTTCTCACGTGCCTGCCAGCGCTCAGGCTGTAGCAGGGTCAACGCAGCAGCAGGTGCGCCATTGCTCAAGCGCAGAGCGGCTCGCAGTACTGGCTCGGATTGCGGCAACTGCTTCTGCAGCCATTGCAAACTGGGCAGCTCTTCCGGTGGGGAAAGATGCCATGTCATGCAACGGCTACGCAATGTTGCCAGCAAACGTGATGGCTCACGGACGCTGAGGAAAAACCAGCAGTTGGCAGGAGGCTCTTCCAGGGTTTTCAACAACGCATTGGCTGCGGCCTCAGTGAGCTGCGCCGCATCCGGCAACCAGACAATCTTTGCTCCGCCCTGCTGAGCAAAATGGTAGAGCTTCTCGGTGACGTCACGGACCGCATCAATACCCAGTGAGGATTTGCCTTTTTCTGCTTCCAGGCGATACCAGTCAGGATGCGTCTGCGCCTTCATCAGCTGGCAGCCGTGGCAATGGCCGCAGCTCTTCAAGCCTTCTGGATGTTGGCACATTAACCAGCGGCTCACACCCCACACTAACGCATCGTCACCCATGCCATTAATGGCCTGTATCAGCAAGGCATGGTGTGCCTGACCGCTTTGATGACGGCTGATAATCTGCCGATAGGGCTGATTCAGCCACGGATACCAGTTCATGCCGCCTGACCTGCCAGCCATTTCTGTAGCGCTGATTTAAGTGACGATGTCACCTCTTCAATATTTTGTGTGGCATCAATGGTTAAAATGGTGTCATCGCAGGCAGCTAACGCCAGATAACGGTCACGTGTGCGTTCAAAGAATCCCAGTGATTCCTGCTCAATACGATCGAGTTCCCCTCGAGCACGCGCGCGTTGCAGGCCAATTTCCGGTGTCACATCCAGGTATAGGGTCAAGTCCGGACGGAAGTCGCCCAATACCGCATCGCGCAGGGTGGTCATCAACTGCGTATCCAGGCCACGGCCACCGCCCTGGTAAGCCTGGGATGAGAGATCGTGACGGTCGCCAACCACCCAGGCGCCACGCGCTAATGCAGGCTTAATCACGTTCTCGACTAGTTGAACACGGGCAGCATACAGCATCAGCAATTCGGCTTTGTCAGTCACCTGTTCGCCATCAATTCCCTGCTTCACCAGCACGCGCAATTGTTCTGCCAGCGGCGTGCCGCCGGGCTCACGGGTGAACACCACATCGTCGATACCCTGCTCATGCAGCACCGCCACGATAGCATCACGCGCAGTGGTTTTGCCCGCACCTTCAAGGCCTTCGATGACGATAAACTTACTTTTCATTTTTTTCCTTCATGGCCAGCCGATAGACCTGTACTGCTTTATTATGGCTGGCGAGATTGGTGGTAAAGGTATGTCCGCCTTTGCCATCCGCGACAAAATAGAGATAGTTGGTTTTTTCTGGATGCGCCGCCGCTTCCAGCGAGGCTCGACCTGGCATCGCGATAGGACCTGGCGGCAATCCGCTAATCGTGTAGGTATTGTAATCGGTCGGCGTTTCGAGGTCTTTACGCGTAATCGTACCGGTATAGTTATCACCCATACCGTAAATCACGGTAGGATCGGTTTGCAGCTTCATGCCGGTGCGCAAGCGATTAATAAAGACCGAGGCAACGCGCGCGCGCTCTTCCGTCACGCCGGTCTCTTTTTCGATAATCGAGGCCATGGTGACCAGATCTTGCTCTTTTTTATAGGGCAGATTGTCCATCCGCCCCTGCCAGATCTCATCCACCAGTTTATTCATGCGCGTGTGCGCACGCTCCAGCAGCGATACATCACTGGTGTTAGCCGTATACAAATAGGTGTCGGGGTAGAAAGCGCCCTCAAGCTGATTTGCATCCATTTTCAGCGCAGCGGCGACGGTCGCAAACTGATCGTCAGTTAGCGTATGTTTGATATAGGGCGCTTGACGCAGTTCGGCCAACCACTCCTTCAGGCGTGAACCCTCGACAAACCGCACCGGAAATTGCGCTTCTTTACCGCTGGCCAGCAACTGCAGCAGCTGCCTTACTGTCATATTGCTTTCAAGTCGGTAGGTTCCGGCTTTGAATTTCGCGAGCTCAGGCTCAAGTTTCAATAGCGGCCCAAACCAGATACTTTCCGGAATGATGTGCTGGCTTTCCAGTTGCGCTTCCAGCACGACCCGACCACTACCTGCGGGCAATGTGTAGATCTTTTCCTGATTAATAGTCAAAGCGGTATCGGCTAACCGTTCAATCTGCCAATAACTCAATGCCGCCGCGAGGCCGGCAATCGCCACAGCGCTGGCGAGTATTTTTTTCATTCGGGTCATGATGCTTCCATCTTCTGGCAACTGTTATACAGCTGCTGGTACAGCGTGCGTGCGGTGAACGAAACATCGTCAATTTTCCGCACAGGTAAAACCGGCATCAGGGCATTGCAGATCACCACTTCATCGGCGTTCAGCACATCGTCCCTGCTTCCTTCAATCAACTGACAAGCCTGGCCTTCCGACGCCATCTTCGCCATCAGATAACGGCGCATAATGCCATCGACACCCGCTTGCTCAAGACGCGGCGTGAAAACCTGATCGCCTTTGCGCCAGAATAAATTGGCCGCACAGCATTCCACCACCGTCCCTGCAGTGTCAAGCACCAGCGCCTCATCAGCATCGGTGTGGTCGAGCTGCTGACGGATCAGCACCTGTTCCAGTCGGTTAAGATGTTTGAGGCCGGCGAGCAGTGGATTACGCGCCAGTCTCACGGGGCTGGTTATCAGCGCTGCACCCTGCTGCTGCAAAGTGGCGTAGTGTTGCGGCCACGGCGAAAGGGAGAGGATGCGCGTCGGGGTTGCGCAACCGGTTCGGCTATATCCCCGTCCACCGACACCTGGCGTCAGAATCACTTTTAAAACCGACTGGGTTTGACCATTGGCGGCATGCTGCATCTCCTCGGCCAGCTGCGCCATATCCGGTAAGGGAATGAATAAACGCTCACAGCCTTCCTGCAATCGCTGCAAATGGGCGTTCAGCAGTTGTATCTTGCCTGCCACTACCGCAGCAGTGGTAAAACAGCCATCACCAAACTGCACCGCGCGATCGCGCGCAGAAAGTTCGAACTGCTCTACGCCGTTTATCCACATACCGCTCACCTTTGGCTACCCTGCCAGTCTGAATACCACTGACAGCGGTAAGAATCCACGTCACTGCGTGACAAAATATAAAAAAGGCCCGCATTGCGGGCCTCTGTTTGGCTGGGTAAGGCTTATACCTTGCGGAAGATCAGCGAGCCGTTGGTGCCGCCAAATCCGAAGGAGTTACACAGCGTGTACTCCAGTCCGCTCACCTGACGTGCTGTATGCGGCACGAAGTCGAGGTCACAACCTTCATCTGGGTTATCCAGGTTGATGGTTGGCGGTACCGCCTGGTCGCGCAGCGCCAGAATCGAATAAATCGCCTCTACTGCGCCTGCTGCGCCCAGCAAGTGCCCAGTCATGGATTTGGTAGAACTCACCATCACGCTGTGAGCCGCTGCACCAAATACAGACTTGACCGCCTGAGCTTCAGCTTTGTCACCCGCTGGCGTTGAGGTGCCATGCGCGTTGACGTAGCCAATCTGTTCAGCGTTCAGCTGCGCATCACGCAATGCATTCACCATCGCTGCTGCAGCACCTGAACCATCCTCCGGCGGAGACGTCATGTGGTAAGCATCGCTGCTCATGCCGAAACCGATGATTTCAGCATAAATTTTCGCACCGCGCTTTTTCGCATGCTCGTACTCTTCCAGCACCACAATGCCTGCACCATCACCCAATACGAAACCATCACGGTCTTTATCCCACGGACGGCTTGCCGCCTGAGGATTATCGTTATTGGTTGAGAGCGCACGTGCAGCACCAAAGCCACCCACACCCAGCGGGGTACTGGCTTTTTCAGCACCACCGGCCAGCATGACATCGGCGTCGTTGTACGCAATGATACGCGCAGCATGACCAATGTTGTGCACACCTGAAGTACAAGCGGTTGCAATAGAAATGCTTGGACCTTTCAGACCGTACATGATGGTCAGATGACCTGCCACCATGTTAACAATGGTAGAAGGAACAAAGAACGGGCTGATTTTGCGCGGACCGCCGTTAACCAGTGAACTGTGGTTGTCTTCAATCAAACCCAGTCCGCCGATGCCGGAACCGATAGCTGCGCCGATGCGACCGGCATTCTCATCAGTTACGACCAGACCGGAGTCCGCCATAGCCTGAATACCAGCAACAATGCCGTATTGGATGAAGTCATCCATCTTGCGCTGATCTTTGCGCGAGATGAATTCATCGCAATTAAAATCTCTTACTAAGCCCGCAAAGCGTGTTGCGTAGGCACTAGTATCAAAATGGTCGATCAGGCTGATGCCGCTCTGACCGGCAAGGAGAGCACTCCAGGTAGACTCTACGGTATTGCCGACAGGAGACAACATGCCAAGACCAGTCACAACTACACGACGCTTAGACACGTACGTCCTCCAGGGAGGGAAAAAATAACGCTATGTGGGGCAAACATAAAACTCAGGCGGTCGAGGTGACCGCCTGAAGATATTCATTAGCCTTGGTGGCTATTGATGTAATCGATCGCTGCCTGAACGGTAGTGATTTTCTCAGCTTCTTCGTCTGGAATTTCAGTATCAAACTCTTCTTCCAGAGCCATTACCAGCTCAACGGTGTCAAGAGAATCTGCACCCAGGTCTTCAACGAAAGAAGCAGTGTTAATCACTTCGTCTTCTTTAACACCCAGCTGCTCAGCTACGATTTTCTTAACGCGTTGTTCGATATCGCTCATACTATTTAATTTCCTATCAAAACTCGCTTTCGCGATGGTTTTCGTAGTGTATAAAATGTTGAAAAAGATGCAACAAAATCCCGGCTGGTCGAACCACGATTTTGCGCTATTCTGCGGTGTTTACCGCAGATAATGCAAATGTTTTCGTGATTATCAGACCATGTACATGCCGCCATTGACGTGGAGCGTCTCACCCGTGATGTAAGAGGCTTCGTCAGAGGCTAAGAATGCAACAGCATTGGCAATCTCCTGCGGGTCGCCTAAACGACCTGCCGGCACTTCTGCCAAAATGCCCGAGCGCTGATCTTCGTTCAGTGCACGCGTCATGTCCGTCTCAATAAAGCCCGGAGCCACGACGTTTACGGTAATGCCACGTGACGCGACTTCTCGCGCCAGTGATTTGCTAAAGCCAATCAAACCAGCTTTTGCTGCCGCATAGTTTGTTTGACCCGCGTTACCCATGGTTCCAACTACAGAACCGATGGTAATGATACGGCCCACGCGTTTTTTCATCATGGCACGCATAACCGCCTTAGAAAGACGGAAGACAGATGTCAGGTTGGTATCAAGGATATCCGCCCACTCATCGTCCTTCATGCGCATCAACAGATTGTCACGCGTAATGCCTGCATTATTGACTAAAATGTCCACTTCGCCAAATTCAGCGCGAACTTTCTCGAGCACGCTCTCAATAGAGGCCGCATCGGTCACGTTCAACAGCAGACCTTTGCCGTTATCGCCGAGGTAAGCACTGATTGCTTCCGCACCGCTTTCGCTGGTGGCGGTTCCCACCACTTTCGCACCGCGCGCAACCAGCGTTTCCGCGATTGCACGGCCAATGCCGCGGCTTGCGCCAGTCACCAGCGCTACTTTACCTTCAAAGCTCATGTTTTTCCTCTTATTCCTGTGTAAGCGCAGCAGACAGTGAAGCAGAATCGTTCACGGCTGCAGCGGTCAGGCTATCCACAATACGTTTGGTCAGACCGGTCAGGACTTTACCTGGACCGATCTCCAGCAACTGACCAACGCCTTGGGTGGCAATAAATTCAACAGCTTCGGTCCAGCGCACCGGGCTATACAACTGGCGAACCAGTGCACTGCGAATCGCCGCGGCATCGGTTTCACACTTGACGTCTACGTTATTAACGACAGGCACAGTCGGTGCATTGAAAGTGATGCTTTCCAGTGCCACAGCCAGTTTATCTGCTGCAGGCTTCATCAACGCGCAATGCGAAGGAACGCTCACCGGTAATGGCAACGCACGCTTGGCACCGGCCGCTTTACAGGCAGCACCTGCACGCTCAACCGCTTCTTTGTTACCCGCGATGACCACCTGGCCTGGCGAGTTGAAGTTCACCGGTGAAACCACCTGACCTTGCGCGCTTTCTTCGCACGCTGTACGGACAGACTCATCATCGAGTCCGATGATTGCCTGCATGGCGCCGGTTCCTTCAGGAACCGCTTCCTGCATCAGTTTGCCGCGTAATTCGACTAACTTGATCGCGTCCGCAAAGTTCAGTACGCCAGCACACACCAGCGCAGAGTATTCACCCAGGCTATGGCCGGCCATCAGCGTAGGCTGCGGGCCATTTTTGCTCTGCCAGACGCGATAAATCGCGACGGAAGCCGCCAGCAACGCAGGTTGCGTCTGCCAGGTCTTATTCAGTTCTTCAGCTGGACCTTGTTGTACCAACTGCCATAAGTCATATCCCAGTGCGTCAGAAGCTTCACGGAAAGTGGCTTCAACCTGCGGGTTTTCCACAGCCAGATCGGCCAACATGCCGACGTTCTGTGAGCCCTGTCCTGGGAAAACAAAAGCAAATTGTGTCATCTGTCGTTCCTGTCAATCAAAAGCGAACCAGCGCAGAACCCCAGGTGAAACCACCACCAAAGGCTTCCAGCAAAATCAGTTGGCCAGGCTTGATACGGCCATCTCGCACCGCTTCATCCAGTGCACTTGGCACCGAAGCCGCTGAAGTGTTGCCATGACGATCCAGCGTCACCACCACTTTTTCCATGCCCATGCCGAGCTTTCTGGCTGTTGCGCTGATAATGCGCAGGTTGGCCTGATGTGGCACCAGCCAATCGAGCATTTCGCGATCAAGGTTGTTGGCTTGCAGCGTCTCGTCCACGATATGGGCAAGCTCGGTCACAGCGACTTTAAAGACTTCATTACCGGCCATAGTGAGATAGGCTGGCTCATCCTGATGTTCACGATCCTGATACGGCAGCGTCAACAGCTTGCCATAACGACCATCAGCATGCAGATGCGTTGACAGGATACCCGGCTCTTCACTTTGACCCAGCACCACAGCGCCAGCGCCGTCACCAAACAGGATGATGGTGCCACGATCGTTTGGATCGAGGGTGCGGGCTAAGACGTCCGCACCGATCACCAGCGCGTGTTTGACCACACCGTTTTTGATGTATTGATCGGCAACACTAAGTGCATAAGTGAAACCTGCACAGGCAGCAGCCAGATCGAAAGAAGCGCAGTCATTAATTTCCAGCATCTGATGGATCATGCACGCTGAACTTGGGAAGGCATGGCTGGAAGAGGTGGTCGCCACAATAATCAGGCCGACATCGCTGGCCGCAACGCCCGCCATCTCTAGCGCGCGCTGTGCAGCCGCAAAGCCCATAGTGGCAACAGTTTCTTCTGGCGCAGCAATGCGGCGCTCACGGATACCGGTACGCGTGACAATCCACTCGTCCGAAGTCTCCACCATTTTTTCCAGATCCGCATTGGAGCGAACCTGCTCAGGCAAATAGCTGCCCGTACCGATAATTTTGGTAAACATCTACGCTTTGTCACTCCTGGCTAATACAGCGTCAAGGCGCGCCGCAATCCTCTCTGGGACTTGCCTGCGCACCGCCTGCTCTGCCTGCTCTATCGCCACGGCAAACGCACGTTGATTCGCCGCACCGTGGCTTTTGATCACTGTTACGCGCAATCCTAACAGACAAGCGCCATTGTACTGGTCGGGGTTGAGATGGCCGAAACGTTTAGCCAGACGCTTTTGCAGCCAGCGCCCTACCCATTTCAACCACCACGCCCGTTTTTTCCCATCCTCTGACGACTTGAGCAGAGAAAGAAACATTCTTACCACGCCTTCCATGGTTTTAAGCGTGACGTTTCCCACGAAGCCATCACAGACCAGCACATCCGTCTTGCCGGTGAGGAGATCATTCCCCTCAAGATAACCAATATAGTTGATTTGCGGCGTCTCCCGCAGAACCGCAGATGCTGTGCGAATCGTTTCCAGCCCCTTGGTCTCTTCCTGCCCAATGTTGAGCAGCGCGACACGCGGTCTGTCGATTTCCAGCACTTCCTCAGCCATGACAGCGCCCATGATGGCAAACTGCACCAGCATATCGCTGTCCGATTCCACATTTGCGCCGAGATCCAGCACCACCGTTTTGCCCTGATGCTGATGCGGCAGAACGGTCATCAACGCCGGACGCTCAATGCCATCCAGCGGCTTCAACAACATTTTTGCCAGCCCCATTAACGCGCCGGTGTTGCCTGCACTGATACAGGCTTGCGCGTTACCCTCTTTCACCAGTTCGAGTGCCACACGCATCGAGCTGCCGCGGCTGTTCCGAATGGCTTGTGAAGGCTTGGCATCACTTGCAATAACCGATTCGGCAGGGATAACCTGCACACGCCCCAGTAACGAGGAATCCGCTTTGGCAAGAAATGACGAGATGATGTCGGGATCACCGACCAGAAGAAGAACCAGATTCGTATGAGAGGCCAGTGCCTGCAAGGATGCAGGCACTGTCACGCAGGGACCGAAATCCCCGCCCATGGCATCAACTGCCAGGGTCAAACGTGTCAAGGTATCGCCTTGCGTAACCGCAAAGAATTACTTGGTGATAACCTTGCGACCGCGGTAGTAACCATCCGCAGTGATATGGTGACGCAGATGAGTTTCACCAGAAACTTTATCTACTGACAGAGCTGCGGTGGTCAGCGCATCGTGCGAACGACGCATACCACGCTTAGAACGGGTTGGTTTATTCTGTTGTACGGCCATGGACCTTACTCCTATTACTTACGCTTTAAACTGGCTAATACGGCAAAGGGATTTGGTTTTTCTGCCTCTTCAGGCAACTTGCCAAATACCATGTCCGCGTCGGACACTTCACAGTGTTCAGAATCATGCACCGGAACTACAGGCAGCGCGAGGATGAGTTCATCTTCGATAACTGCCAGCAAGTCGATTTCGCCGAAATCATTGATATCAACTGGCTCGTAAGCTTCCGGCAGTGCCTCGGCCTGCTCATCAGAAGAGACAGGACTGAAGCAATAGCTTACGTGAACAGCATGCGGGAATGACTGGTTGCAGCGTTGACACGACAATGTCACCTGCACATCAGCTGTTCCTTGCAGAACCGCTAAGCGCTGGTTGTCAATCGCAAACGACATGGTGCATTCCACATCACTGTCCACACTCACGACCGTTTCGGCCAGGCGCGCCACCAATTCAGGTGCATACACACCTTGGTAATCAAGGCGCTTTTGCGCGGCGCGGGCCAGATCGATCGTCAGGGGTAATTTTACCTTTTGCATAGGGCGCGCATATTAACTTTGTAACGTCATAGAGTCAAAGAAAAAGGCCGGTTTACAGCATCTTTCACCCGTTAGTCGCATCCAGTGCGGCGCATAGTTTAAAATGCCTGTCATCTTTACGCTATCTATTCTGAAAAAAAATCATGACACCATTAATTCTGGCCTCCACTTCCCCATTCCGTCAGGCCTTGCTGAGCAAGCTTGGCCTGCCTTTTATTGCCGTTGCGCCCGATTGCGACGAGACGCCGCAACCGAACGAAACCGCACCGCAGTTAGTGCAACGCTTAGCACTGGCTAAAGCCCAGGCGCTAGCCGCTCAGCATCCACAAAGCTGGATTATTGGTTCCGATCAGGTCTGCGTGCTTGATGGCAACATCACCGGAAAACCGCATACGGTAGAGAATGCCTGCCGACAACTGGCTGCGGCCAGCGGCAAAGTGATTACGTTTTATACCGGGCTCGCCCTGATTCAGCCTCAAACGGCACAACAACAGGTGGTTTGTGAACCGTTCAACGTACATTTTCGTCATCTAAGCCAGGAAGAAATTCGTCACTATGTGGAAAAAGAGCAGCCGTTGAATTGTGCGGGCAGCTTTAAAAGCGAAGGAATGGGAATTTGCTTGTTTGAGCGGCTGGAGGGGCGCGATCCCAATACGCTGATTGGATTACCGCTGATAGCGTTAAATAAGATGCTGATTAAAGTGGGCATCAACGCGCTGGGTTGATGCCCGGAAAATCAGGCTTTTTTCTGACGTAGCTGCGCCAGGCAGTGTTTCAGTGCATTATCCAGCGGCGCTTCCGTTCGCAGGACTTCCCCGGTATTCGGATGGGTAAAGGTCAGCGCTGCAGCATGCAGGAACAACCGCGCCAGGCCCGTTGATGCGAGTTGGCGATCAAAGTCCCGATCGCCATAGCGATCGTCAAAGGCGATAGGATGGCCACCATGCAGCGTGTGCACACGGATCTGGTGCGTGCGCCCGGTCACCGGACTGGCTTTCACCAGGGTGGCGAATCCAAAACGCTCTTCCACTTTGAAACGGGTTTCGGATGGCTTGCCTTCCGCACTGACGCGCACCACGCGCTCACCGCTTTGCAAAATATTTTTCAGCAACGG is a window of Pantoea rwandensis DNA encoding:
- a CDS encoding Maf family protein — encoded protein: MTPLILASTSPFRQALLSKLGLPFIAVAPDCDETPQPNETAPQLVQRLALAKAQALAAQHPQSWIIGSDQVCVLDGNITGKPHTVENACRQLAAASGKVITFYTGLALIQPQTAQQQVVCEPFNVHFRHLSQEEIRHYVEKEQPLNCAGSFKSEGMGICLFERLEGRDPNTLIGLPLIALNKMLIKVGINALG
- the yceD gene encoding 23S rRNA accumulation protein YceD; amino-acid sequence: MQKVKLPLTIDLARAAQKRLDYQGVYAPELVARLAETVVSVDSDVECTMSFAIDNQRLAVLQGTADVQVTLSCQRCNQSFPHAVHVSYCFSPVSSDEQAEALPEAYEPVDINDFGEIDLLAVIEDELILALPVVPVHDSEHCEVSDADMVFGKLPEEAEKPNPFAVLASLKRK
- the rpmF gene encoding 50S ribosomal protein L32 — translated: MAVQQNKPTRSKRGMRRSHDALTTAALSVDKVSGETHLRHHITADGYYRGRKVITK